One Centroberyx gerrardi isolate f3 chromosome 6, fCenGer3.hap1.cur.20231027, whole genome shotgun sequence genomic region harbors:
- the LOC139916306 gene encoding unconventional myosin-Ic-like, which yields MMESALTARDRVGVQDFVLLENHTSEAAFIENLRKRFKENLIYTYIGSVLVSVNPYKDLEIYTKNHMERYRGVNFYEVSPHIYAVSDNSYRSMRTERKDQCILISGESGAGKTEASKKILQYYAITCPASDQVQTIKDRLLQSNPVLEAFGNAKTLRNDNSSRFGKYMDIQFDFKGAPVGGHILNYLLEKSRVVHQNHGERNFHIFYQLIEGGEEDLLRGLGLERNPQQYQYLVKGNCPKVSSINDRSDWKMVRKALTVIGFNEDEVEELLNIIASVLHLGNVQYGGEDSGNACITSDTQIKYLARLLGVNGAVLTEALTHKKIIAKGEELMSPLNLEQASSARDALSKAVYGRTFTWLVNKINASLAYTDDSYKNYSVIGLLDIYGFEVFQHNSFEQFCINYCNEKLQQLFIELTLKSEQEEYEAEGITWEPVQYFNNKIICDLVEEKFKGIISILDEECLRPGDASDITFLEKLEDTVGGHPHFVTHKLADGKTRKVMGRDEFRLLHYAGEVNYNVNGFLDKNNDLLFRNLKEVMCMSENKILTQCFDREELTDKKRPDTAATQFKASLAKLMEILMSKEPSYIRCIKPNDSKQAGRFDEVLIRHQVKYLGLMENLRVRRAGFAYRRRYEVFLQRYKSLCPDTWPNWQGKLSDGVATLVKHLGYKPEEYKLGRSKIFIRFPKTLFATEDALETRKHSLATKLQAGWRGYSQKSKFQKLRNSAILIQAWWRGILARRRAQRRRQAADTIRRFIKGFIYRHQDRCPENEYFLDYVRYAFLMKLHRNLPKTVLDKSWPTPPAALTEASEHLRKLCMQNMVWTYCKRISPEWKHQMEQKMIASEIFKDKKDNYPQSVPKLFVSTRLNGEEINPKVLQALGSEKMKYAVPVTKYDRKGYKARPRQLLLTANSAIIVEEAKLKQRIEYGALKGVSVSSLSDGLFVLHVPSEDNKQKGDVVLQSDHVIETLTKVAICADKMNSININQGSITFTGGQGKEGIIDFTPGSELLVAKAKNGHLSVTAPRLNSR from the exons ATGATGGAGTCGGCCCTGACAGCCAGAGACCGAGTGGGCGTCCAGGACTTTGTCCTGCTGGAGAACCACACCAGCGAGGCCGCCTTCATAGAAAACCTGCGCAAACGGTTCAAGGAGAACCTCATCTAT ACATACATTGGTTCAGTGCTGGTGTCGGTGAACCCATACAAGGACCTGGAGATCTACACCAAGAACCACATGGAGAGATACCGCGGGGTCAACTTCTACGAGGTGTCACCACACAT CTACGCGGTGTCGGACAACTCGTACCGCTCCATGAGGACGGAGAGGAAGGACCAGTGCATCCTGATCTCTGGGGAGAGCGGAGCCGGGAAGACGGAGGCGTCCAAGAAGATCCTGCAGTACTACGCCATCACCTGTCCAGCCAGCGATCAGGTCCAGACCATCAAAGACCGCCTGCTGCAGTCTAACCCTGTTCTGGAG gcCTTTGGCAATGCCAAGACGTTGCGTAACGACAACTCGAGCCGCTTTGGCAAGTACATGGACATCCAGTTTGACTTTAAG GGAGCCCCGGTCGGAGGCCACATCCTCAACTACCTGCTGGAGAAGTCCCGGGTGGTGCACCAGAACCACGGAGAGAGGAACTTCCACATCTTCTACCAGCTGAtcgagggaggggaggaagaccTGCTGAGAGGCCTGGGCCTGGAGAGGAACCCACAGCAGTACCAGTACCTGGTGAAA GGAAACTGTCCCAAAGTCAGCTCCATTAACGATCGCAGCGATTGGAAGATGGTGAGGAAAGCCTTGACTGTGATTGGCTTCAACGAGGATGAGGTGGAG GAGCTGCTGAACATCATAGCCAGCGTGCTCCACCTGGGGAACGTGCAGTACGGCGGGGAGGACAGCGGCAACGCCTGCATCACCTCCGACACACAGATCAAGTACCTGGCCAGG TTGTTAGGAGTGAATGGGGCAGTGCTGACAGAGGCGCTCACACACAAGAAGATCATCGCCAAGGGAGAGGAG CTGATGAGCCCGCTGAACCTGGAGCAGGCGTCGTCGGCCCGGGACGCGCTGTCCAAGGCTGTGTATGGACGCACCTTCACCTGGCTGGTCAACAAGATCAACGCCTCGCTGGCATACacg gaTGACTCCTACAAGAATTACTCTGTCATCGGCCTGCTGGACATCTATGGCTTTGAGGTCTTCCAGCACAACAG CTTTGAGCAGTTCTGCATCAACTACTGTAACgagaagctgcagcagctcttCATCGAGCTCACCCTCAAGTCCGAGCAGGAGGAGTACGAGGCCGAGGGCATCACG TGGGAGCCGGTGCAGTACTTCAACAACAAAATCATCTGTGACCTGGTGGAGGAGAAGTTCAAGGGCATTATCTCCATTCTG GATGAGGAGTGTCTGAGGCCCGGAGATGCCAGTGATATCACCTTCCTGGAGAAGCTGGAGGACACCGTAGGAGGACACCCACACTTTGTCAC GCACAAGCTGGCTGATGGAAAGACCCGGAAGGTGATGGGCCGTGACGAGTTCAGACTACTGCATTATGCTGGAGAGGTCAACTACAATGtcaacg GATTTTTGGACAAGAACAACGACCTCCTCTTCAGGAACTTGAAAGAG gttATGTGTATGTCAGAGAACAAGATCCTGACCCAGTGCTTCGACAGGGAGGAGCTGACTGACAAGAAACGCCCAGATACG GCAGCCACCCAGTTCAAAGCCAGTCTGGCGAAGCTCATGGAGATCCTCATGTCCAAGGAGCCGTCGTACATCCGCTGCATCAAGCCCAATGACTCCAAACAAGCAG GTCGGTTCGATGAGGTGTTGATCCGTCACCAGGTCAAGTACCTGGGCCTGATGGAGAACCTGAGGGTGAGGAGAGCCGGGTTCGCCTACAGACGGCGCTACGAGGTCTTCCTGCAGAG GTATAAGTCTCTGTGTCCAGACACGTGGCCCAACTGGCAGGGAAAGCTGTCCGACGGAGTGGCCACACTGGTCAAACACCTGGGATACAAGCCTGAGGAGTACAAGCTGGGCAg ATCCAAAATCTTCATCCGTTTCCCAAAGACCTTATTTGCCACCGAGGACGCACTAGAGACCAGGAAACACAGTCTTG CCACCAAGCTGCAGGCAGGATGGAGAGGCTACAGCCAGAAGTCCAAATTCCAAAAACTCAGAAACTCAG CTATCCTGATCCAGGCGTGGTGGAGGGGCATCCTGGCCAGGAGGAGGGCACAGCGCAGGAGGCAGGCTGCTGATACTATCCGCAG gTTCATTAAGGGCTTCATCTACCGCCACCAGGACCGCTGTCCGGAGAACGAGTACTTCCTGGATTACGTCCGCTACGCCTTCCTCATGAAGCTGCACAGGAACCTGCCCAAGACCGTCCTGGACAAGAGCTGGCCCACGCCCCCAGCTGCACTCACCGAG gcATCGGAGCATTTGCGCAAGCTGTGCATGCAGAACATGGTGTGGACCTACTGCAAGAGGATCAGCCCTGAATGGAAACACCAG ATGGAGCAGAAGATGATAGCCAGTGAGATCTTCAAGGACAAGAAGGACAACTACCCGCAGAGTGTGCCCAAACTTTTTGTCAGCACAAGACTGA ATGGTGAGGAGATCAACCCCAAGGTGCTGCAGGCTCTGGGCAGTGAGAAGATGAAG taTGCAGTGCCAGTCACCAAGTACGACAGGAAGGGCTACAAGGCCCGGCCCCGCCAGCTGCTGCTGACCGCCAACAGTGCCATCATCGTAGAGGAGGCCAAACTCAAGCAGCGCATCGAATACGGAGCTctaaaag gcGTCTCAGTCAGCTCTCTCAGCGATGGCTTATTCGTTCTGCACGTGCCCAGTGAAGACAACAAGCAGAAG GGAGACGTGGTTCTGCAGAGCGACCATGTGATCGAGACCTTGACCAAGGTGGCGATCTGCGCCGACAAAATGAACAGCATCAACATCAACCAGGGCAG taTAACGTTCACAGGAGGTCAGGGGAAAGAGGGGATCATAGACTTCACCCCCGGCTCAGAACTACTGGTGGCCAAGGCGAAGAACGGACACCTGTCTGTG ACGGCCCCCAGGCTGAACTCCAGATGA